The following are encoded together in the Lactuca sativa cultivar Salinas chromosome 1, Lsat_Salinas_v11, whole genome shotgun sequence genome:
- the LOC111885996 gene encoding uncharacterized protein LOC111885996, which translates to MSDRFHGEQRIYYSVDEVIDDKNAFYPLEFLNSISVSGLPPHYLRLKVGCPIILLRNIDPANGLCNGTQLICKSFQQNVIDTEIAVGQHAGKIIFLPKIPLCPSDDDIFSFNLKRKQFPIRLCFAMTINKAHGQITPLIFCAVLTGFFLLVI; encoded by the coding sequence ATGAGTGATCGATTTCACGGAGAACAGAGAATTTACTATAGTGTCGATGAAGTCATAGATGATAAAAATGCCTTCTATCCATTAGAATTCTTAAACTCGATCAGTGTTAGTGGTTTACCTCCGCATTACCTTCGATTAAAAGTTGGATGCCCGATAATACTACTACGGAATATTGACCCAGCAAATGGGTTGTGTAATGGCACCCAATTGATTTGCAAAAGCTTTCAGCAAAATGTTATTGATACAGAAATAGCTGTTGGTCAACATGCtggtaaaattatatttttgccTAAGATTCCTTTATGTCCATCTGATGATGATATATTCTCATTCAACCTAAAGAGGAAACAGTTTCCTATTCGATTGTGCTTTGCAATGACAATCAATAAAGCTCATGGACAAATAACACCATTAATATTTTGTGCCGTTTTGACTGGTTTCTTTTTATTGGTTATTTGA